In the genome of Pseudomonas sp. B33.4, the window CGCGGTGGGTTTTCCACCAGAAATGCGTAGGCCGCGTCTTCGATGATCGTCAGATCATGCCGACGGGCAATAGACACCAACTGCTCGCGCTGGGCGAATGGCATCACCCAGCCCAGCGGATTGTGCAACGTCGGCATGCTGTACACGGCACGCACCGAGCGACTGCGACAGAGTTTGTCCAGCGCGGCGAGATCCGGCCCCTGATCGCTGAACGGGGTCGCCACGACCTCCAGATGCAGCGCCTCAGCCAAGACTTTGAAGCCGGAATAAGTCAGCGCGTCGGCAGCAATCACATCGCCGGGTTTGAGCAAGGCCATCAGCGTGACGGCCAGGCCTTGCTGGGCACCGTTGACGATCAGCACTTGCTCGGCATCGACAGTCACCCCGCGCGTCAGCAGATGCCGAGCAACCGACGCGCGCTCGTGGGCGCGCCCGGCATGCGGCTGATAACGCAGCAACGCTTCCAGATCGCCGGACAGCGCCAACTGGCGCAATGCAGTGCGTAACAGGTCCGCCTGACCGGGCAACGACGGGTAATTGAAATTGAGGTCGATCATGCCGACCGCCACCTGTTTCTGATCGATGCCCTGCCCCGGCGCCAGCGAGGTTTCGCGGACAAACGTGCCGCGCCCGGTTTCGCCGCTGACCAGGCCCATGGCCTCCAGCTCTGCATAGACCCGCGAGGCCGTGACCAGCGCCAGCCCTTTTTGAGCGGCCAGTTGCCGGTGGGTGGGCAACCGCGTACCCGGCGGCAAAAGCCCGGAACGAATGTCCGTTGCATAGGCGTCAACGAGGGTCTTGTAGCGCGAGCGTGGCATCTCGGATGTATCCATGACAATTCTTTGATTGTGCTGATTCTCGGCTTTAGCATCACGGCAATGCAACCCACTTCTGAGCGTGATCTGCTATGGAACGGACTTCGAATCTGACGACCCCGGTACTGGAAAAAACCAGCGGCTGGATTAACGGTTTTATCGGTGTGGTGATCTTCAGCGGTTCACTGCCGGCCACGCGTCTGGCGGTGCTGGAGTTCGATCCGGTGTTTCTCACCGTGGTCCGCGCCGCCATCGCCGGGGTGTTGGCTGTCGCGCTGTTGTGGCTGTTTCGCGAACGGCGTCCGGCGCACGATCAGTGGCTGTCGCTATTGATTGTCGCGCTGGGCGTGGTGCTCGGTTTTCCTTTGTTGACCGCACTGGCGCTGCAACACGTGACGTCGGCGCATTCGATTGTGTTTGTCGGCTTGCTGCCACTGGCCACGGCGATTTTTGCCGTGCTGCGCGGCGGTGAGCGGCCGCGACCGGTGTTCTGGATCTTCTCGACTCTCGGCAGCGCGCTGGTGGTCGGCTTCGCGCTGGCACAAGGTCTGACTGCTTCGCCCACCGGCGATTTGCTGATGCTCGCGGCGATTCTGGCCTGCGGTCTCGGTTATGCCGAAGGCGCGAAGCTGTCGCGAACCCTTGGCGGCTGGCAGGTGATTTGCTGGGCTCTGCTGCTGTCGTTGCCGGTGATGACGATTCTGAGTCTGTGGCTGGCGCCCGCCTCGTTCAGCACGATCAGCCTGTCGGCGTGGTTGGGTCTGGGCTATGTGTCGCTGTTCAGCATGCTGATCGGCTTTGTCTTCTGGTATCGCGGTCTGGCTCAGGGCGGAATTGCGGCGGTCGGTCAGTTGCAATTACTGCAGCCGTTCTTCGGCCTGGCGCTGGCGGCGATGCTGCTGCATGAGCATGTCAGCCTCGGCATGCTCGCCGTGACGTTGGGCGTGATTCTGTGTGTGGCTGGGGCGAAGAAATTCGCCAAATGAACCTCAGGCGCCGGCCTTCCACTCGCGAGGGCTGAGCCCGGTCTTGCGCCGAAACGCCCGGGCCAGCGCCGACGGACTTTCGTAACCGACCTCCTCGGCAATCAGCGCAATCGCTTTGCCTTCGCGCAAGCGCTTTTGCGCCAGACTGACGCGCCAGCTCAGCAGATAATCGGCCGGCGTCTGCCCAACCACCCGGCGAAACTGCTCGGCAAAACTGGCGCGGGACAGGTTGGCGACAGCGGCCAGATCCGCCACACTCCACGGCTTTTGCGGTTGCTCGTGCATCAGGTTCAAGGCGCGCGACAGACGTGGATCGGCCAGCCCGGCGATCATCCCCGGTTGCTGTTCACGACTGCTGATCAAATGCCGCAACAGCAGAATCACCAGCAATTCGAACAGGCGATCCATTACCGCCACGCGTCCGCAATGCCCTTCGAACGCCTCTTTGAACAGCCACTCTACAGTGCTGGCCAGTTCCGGGATTTGCGTCAGTTTCAGCACCAGATAATCCGGCAGTGCCGCCGCCAGTGCATTACCTGAGCCGCCGTCAAACGTCAGCGTTGCGCAAACCACCTGAGTGTCCATGGCTTCGTCGGCAAACATGCGATGGACGAAGGGTCTGGGGAAGAAAATCAACGACGGCTCACTGAGGCGAATCTCACGTTCGCTGCCCGGCTTGAGCAACAGTTCACCACCTTGCAACAAATGCACATGGCCGACCGGTTCATCTTCATGAACCGCGACGCCGCAGAACGTGCCGCTGTGAAAAGTGCCGGCATTCACGCCGAAATGGCTGAGCAAGGTAGACAGGCGATCCATGGACGGCTCCAACAGTTATCGGGCGGCTCGTATTCTTTTCAGCGCTGAGACTGCGCCGCGACCTTCGCGAGCAAGCTCGCTCCCACATTTGAAACGCATTCCCCTGTGGGAGTGAGCTTGCTCGCGAAGACGCCCGTCCAGTCACCACAATTCTGTCAGCGAACGCCAGATCTGGACGATCTGCCGCATATCCTCGACGATTTGCCGCCAATGCACCACCCCGACTCAATAACATGGCCTCCATCCCCGGCGCACTTCGCGACGGAATCTCGGAGAATCACCATGAGCCGCATCCACGCAATCAGCCTCGAAAACGCCACCGACGCCAGCCGCTCTGTGCTGGAAGGCGTGAAAAAGAAAATCGGTTTCCTGCCCAACGTCTTCACCACCCTGGCCAAAGCGCCGGTGGCCCTCGAAACCTACGTGCAAGCCTCGGCGATTCTCGGCAAAACCTCGCTGAGCGCCCAGGAAAAAGAAGCCGTGTACCTCGCCACCTCACAGGTCAACGGTTGCGACTATTGCCTGGCCGCCCACACCTTGTTTGCCGGCAAGGCCGGGCTCTCGGCGCAAGACATCGTCGCCGCCCGCCAAGGCGAACTCAACGCGTACGCCGCCCTCGCCCGTCAGTTGACCGAAAGTCGCGGCCATTTGAGTGACGAACAGATCGCCGCTGCCCGTGCTGCCGGCATCGACGACGTAAAGATCATCGAAGTGATCGCACTGGTGGCCGTGCAGAGCCTGACCAACTACCTGAACAACGCGGCGCTGACCGATATCGACTTCCCGGCCATCTGAATCCGGCTACACAAAACCTGTGGGAGCTGACCTGCTCGCGATGGCGGTGTGTCATTCAAAGCATCTTTGAGTGACACACCGCCATCGCGAGCAGGCTCGCTCTCACAGTTTCAACGTGCGTACAACCCAAGCGGCAAAGCCGCCCCACTCAACAGGATGAGCGTTAGCTCGGCTGCCGCTCTTGATCTTGATCCACGAGCGACATCGGAAGGCTGAGTGGAGGGATTCATCCGGGCGTGGGAGCGCAGCGACCGTTTGGCGCAGCCAAACACAGCGAGAGGAGGTGCAGCGAAGCAAACCGTAGGCGCTGCGCCCGGAGGGATCCCGGAGCGAAGGAACCCCGAGCCCCAGCGAGCGGGCCGCACGTAGGAGCAAGCCTTTTTGGTTACTTTTTCGGCGTCTGGAAAAAGTGACCCGCCGTAAGGGCGGAACCCTAATCAGCAACACCCGCAGCAACGGATATGTACCCAGTCAGCCAGATAATCAGTGATGCTCCTCACCCGCCCGCTTCAGCAATTTCTTGCACCGCTCAGACAAATGAAACACCTGCAAATGCTTACCCGCCTTGGCATAGCGCTCGCGCAAAGTCTTCAACGCCGCAATCGCCGAGTAATCGACAAAACTCAAATGCCGACAATCCAAAGTCACCCGAGCCGGATCATTAGCCGGATCGAACTGATTGAGAAACGGCGTAGTCGAGGCAAAAAACAACGTGCCATGCAGACGATAAAGCTTACTGCCGTCAGCCTCCAGATGCTCATCGGCATACAACTCACGCGCCTGCTGCCAGGCAAAGTTCAGCGCGGCGATGATAATGCCGCACAGCACCGCCGTTGCCAGATCGGTAAACACGGTGATGGTGGTCACGGCGATGATCACCAGCACATCGTTGAGCGGCACTTTGTTGACCACCCGCAACGAGGCCCAGGCGAAGGTCTGCTGCGACACCACGAACATCACGCCGACCAGCGCCGCCAGCGGAATACGCTCGATCAGCGGCGACAGAAACAGAATGAACAACAGAATCAGCACACCAGCGACCACGCCAGACAAGCGCCCGCGCCCGCCGGAACTGAGGTTGATCACGGTCTGGCCGATCATCGCGCAGCCACCCATGCCGCCGAACGCACCCGAGACCATATTCGCCGCACCGAGCGCAACGCACTCGCGATCCGGGTAGCCACGGGTTTCGGTGATTTCGTCGGTGAGGTTCAGCGTCAACAGGGTTTCCAGCAGACCGACGAGCGCCATCAGAATCGCGTAAGGCGCGATGATGCCCAAGGTTTCAAGATTCCATGGAATATCTGGCAGTGCGAAGGTCGGCAAGCCGCCGGCGATATGCGCCATGTCGCCGAGGGTGCGGGTCGGCAAGCCGAAGAGGTAGACCAGCAAACCGACGCCGAGAATCGCCACCAGCGCCGGCGGCACCGCGCGGGTCAGGCGCGGCAGGATGTAGACGATGGCCATGGTCAACGCGACCAGCCCGGTCATCAGGTACAGCGGCGTACCGCTGAGCCAGTCTTCGCCGCTCTTGAAATGCTCCAGTTGCGCCAGGGCAATGATGATCGCCAGGCCGTTGACGAAACCGAGCATCACCGGGTGCGGCACCATGCGCACCAGTTTGCCCAGGCGCAGCAAGCCGAACGCCATCATGATCAAGCCGCCGAGCAACACCGTCGCCAGCAAATACTGCACGCCGTGCTGCACCACCAGCGCGACGATAACCACCGCCATCGAACCCGCCGCGCCGGAGACCATGCCCGGCCGCCCGCCAAACAAAGCCGTCAGCGTACAAATGATAAAGGCACCGTACAGGCCCATCAGTGGATTGAGGTGCGCCACCAGCGCGAACGCAATGCATTCGGGCAACAGGGCAAACGAGGTAGTGAGTCCGGCCAGGACATCGGCGCGCAGACGAATCGGTTTCATGGCTTACCTGACTGAGCGGCCGACGAGCATGGCCGCAGGTGTTCGGGAAAAGAGGGTTGCGGATGTTACGGAATTGTTCCGGATCGGGCCAGTGAACGCTGACACATGCCGACTCGGGCTTTATGCTGGCGCGCTCCTGTATTCATCGAGTCCGACATGTCTGCATTTCTGACGTCCCGCGAGGTGTGCCAGCGTTTGCGTGAAGCGGCGCTCGGTGTGCTCGCGTTGAAAGTCTGCGAAGCACCTGCCGAGAACGCACTGGTCACCGTCGATATCGACGGCTGGCAACTGCTGCTGGATTTTGCCGGGGGGCGATTACATCACTGTGAATACGCCCGCAGCGGCGCTGGACAAGAAGGCTCGCTAGAGCGCTGGCAGCGTTTTGGCACCGACCCGGTGAGCCTGCTCAGTACCTGGGAATTGGCGCAGATCGAGCAATTGCTCAAAGCGCAGACGAACGAGGTTGCTCAATGATGGCACTCTGCCCATAATTCGCGCCCTCCTCTATTCCCACGCAAGGAACTGCCGTGAAGAAGTCGCTGTTGTTGATCCCGATGCTGGCCGTGCTGCTGCAAGGCTGTGGCATGACCATGACCCGCTACGAGCCGAGTTTCGAGAACGTTCAGAAGCTCAAGCAAGCCCCGCCGCTGCATGCGATCAGCAATCCTCAGGTTACGGCCGAATCCGGTGAAGGTTCGCTGGTGGTCCGCGCCAACCCGGTTCGCTCACCGTCCGGCAGCATCCCGGCGCACATTCAGGATGCGATCACCGAAGAACTGCGCAAGGCCGGTCTGCTTGATCCGCAGGCTCAGCGTCAGTTGAAAGTGCTGGTGGTGAAGAACGAACTGTCCGCCGGCATGGGCACGGGCGACGGCAAACTGGCCGCACGTTTCACTCTGCTCAACGGCAACGATGTGGTGTACGACGCAACCAAGAATGTCAGCAGCCAATGGAGCAGCAGCTTCTTCGGTTTCATTGCGATCCCGAACGCGGTCAACGCTTACAACCCGCTGGTGCGTGACTTGCTGAAGGAACTGTATAGCGATCCGCAGTTCATTCAGGCCCTGAAGTAAGGGCAAAAAAAGAGCCGCAATCGCGGCTCTTTTTTTTTTCTTCAAACCCGTGGGATACCGGTTTCGAGCGCCGAGTACTTCAGGTTTTTGTTATCAACCATTTGCTTGAGCAACGCGTTGACCTGACGGGTAAAGGTGTCATTTACCGCGTCTTTAGGCGTGTTGGCCATCAGCGGGATGAACCAGATACCGATCCAGGTGCCGACCGCATCGTGGTTGCTCGCGGTGGTCAGGGCCTGACCTTGGCCATCCAAGCCTTCCAGGCTCAAGGTGTACTGATCGGTGCCATACGCCGGGATCACCATCATGCTGAAGCCGCTGATGAAGGCCAGCACCATGGAACCGGCATTCGGCGGATGGTTGTACATTTTCAGACGCAGGCTGTAGTCGCCCGGCTGCTTCTGGAACTCGTCCAGAGTGACACGGCCGAACAGACCCGAATCGGTAAGGATTTTTTGCAGCTGTGGTTTCAGTTGATCACGTGCCTGCGGCACTTCCACGGCGGAACCACTTTTCGGCCCACCCTGGTAGAAATCGAAATCGACGTAGACGTTTGGCTTGTTGGTGTAACTGGCCATCGACGGCATGGTCACCGGCGCCACTTCGTCTTTGGTGAAACTGGCACAACCGCCCAGCGCAAGTACCAGCCCCAGCGCCAGAATTTTCCCGAATTGCATGATGTCCGTCCCTATGTGTACAAGACCAAATGATGGCATTGAGCCTTCATTGCGAAGGCCGGGCGGATTCTAGAGAGAGCGGCCTTCCAGCGAAAGCCTGAATTGGCGAAATCGGCAAAAAAACTTGCTCAGCCCTGCCGCAAGTCGAGCAGGTAGGTGTAATACCCGCTGTCACGTACGTAGCCGAGGGATTTGTACAAGCCTTGCGCCGTGACATTGTCCGTGGCGGTTTCCAGCACCAGGCCCTTGGCGCCGGTTGCCAGAGCAAAGTCACGCGCCGTGTTCATCAGCAGTCGGCCAACTCCGCGTCCACGGGCGCCGGGGGCGGTGAACAGGTCGCTGAGTAGCCAGGTACGGTGAGCATCGATGGACGAGAACGTCGGATACAACTGCACAAAACCCAGCGCTGCGCCGCTTTCATCCTGCGCGAGAAAAATCGCTGATTCGTTGCCGGCCATGCGCTCGGCGATGAAGGCGCGCGATTGCTCAAGGTTCGACGGCTGCTGATAAAAGCCTCGATAGGCGTCGAACAATTGCGCCACCGCATCCAGGTGTCTGACGTCGGCCCGCAGCGCCTGAAGGGTCATGTCCTCGCTCCATTTCCATTCGATGATCGAACCATCATAGCGCTGTCTGTCGAGTGCGCTGGCTTCAGCGCTATATAGTTTTGTATATTGCGAAACCGAAATCGCCAGAACCTTGCCATGCCGTCCATCTATTCCGTGCTTCCATGAGTGCTATCCGCGTACGCAACGAGCAGTTGATCCTTGCCGCCGCCAGCGAAGAGTTCGCTGCCAATGGCTTCGACGCGACCCAGACCCGCGACATCGCGGCGCGTGCCGGGGTGCCCAAGGCCAATCTGTATTACTACTTCCAGACCAAGGAAAACCTCTACAGCAAAGTGCTGCTGGGTTTTGTCGAGCCGCTGCTGGAAGCCTCGGCGGCGCTGCGTGAAAGTGATGATCCGCTGACGGGCCTTCGCGCCTACGTCGCCGCGCGCATTCGCATTGCTCGCGAGCATCCGGCGATTGCCAAGGTGTTCAGTGGCGAGTTGCTGCTGGGCGGTCGACAGTTGCCCGACGAGTGCCGCGATCTTTTACATGCCGAAGCGCGGCGCAATGTTGAATGTCTGCGCAGCTGGATCGAGCGCGGTTTGCTCGCGCCGGTGGATCCGGAGCATTTGATGTTGTTCATCTGGTCGGCGACGCGCACGTACACCAACATCGGCTGGCAGATGGGCCGGATCATGGAACGTGAAGTGCCGCAGGATGAGGATTATCAAATGGCGGCGCAGACGATCACGCGAATGGTGCTGGAGGGCGTGGTCGTGACGCCGCGTGTGGGCGAGATCCGTGGGGTTTTGTTTGCAACTTGAGCGGATGGGCTACCGCGCAGATCAGGGCATGAAGTCTACGGGCAGCTCCAGATGATCTTTCATGCGCTCATCCCAGTCGCGCAAGGCATCGGGTAGATGTTTTTTCCATTTCGCCACGTTGGTGTAGTAGCGCAGACGCGAGTGGCCGGAACTGTCACAGGTCACCAACAACACCCAGAAATGGCCATCGGGTGACCGCATCACGATGCCGGTGCCACCCAGACCGCGCATCCACATCTCCCAGACCTGACTGCCCGGCACATCGGTGCCTGGCTCACCCGTCATCAGGGAGCCGGACTTTTCCACCAGTGTCTGATAATCACCTTTGAGCAAGGTGTGCAGTGCCTGGTTCTCTTCCGGTGTTTGCGCCAGGCCCAGGCTGAGCATGTCGTAATCCAGTGTCAGCGGGTGCTGCGAGGCGACAAAACGGCCGGTGTAGTAGACGCCCAATCCGGCACTGCAATACCCGCCTTCCCCTGCGAGCGAAATATCCAGCACACCGTTGATGGGAGTGAACAACAGGGTGCACTCATCTTCCGAGTAAACGGCTTTACCGTCGTTGAGTGTGGCAACGCCATCCAGATCACCGGAGTTGGCACCCTCAGCCGCCGTGATATCGATGCTGATGTGCGTGGCATCGCGGCGCTGGGTTATCACTGTCGCCGAGGTTGAAGTCCCCGGCGGTATGAGTTGCCAGGTTGCGTCCCAACTGAAGGGCTGGGTGGCGTGTTCAAGTTCGGTCAGGCGCATCAGGTACTGGCGGCGCAAACAGGCCGTCTGCTCACCACAAGCGTTGCGATTTTTCAGCCACTGCCGCTGGTCAGTCTTGAGAGCTTGGGCATCGGGGACATTAGCCAATGTCGAATGCCACAGCTTGCCCAGCTTCTCGTCGAGCAGCGAAATCTGCGGGTCACCACAAATGGCTTTTTCAGTTTTGCTGTTGGCCGTGGCGCAATCGAAACTGCTGGCTTGGGTAACAGAGGCAAACGCAACGGACATCAGCACCAAGGCATGACGCAGGGAGATGGCGAACATCGAGAGATTCCATTCTTCGGACGGCGCGCAGTATGCCAGTGCTGCTGCCGGAAATCCCCACTGTAGGAGTGAGCCTGCTCGCGATAGCGTTCTGTCAGACGATGCTGCGCCAACTGACACACTGCTATCGCGAGCAGGCTCACTCCTACAGGTTTTGTGTGGGTTGTCAGAACGTGATGTCGGCTGCGGGTATGACGTCGATCCGCGCCACGGAGCCGGTCAGGTGCGCCAGATCCTTGTTGTGCTCGGTGATGATGTCTTCGGCGCTCATGTTGCCGTTGTCGACCGTGGAATGCGCGTCGGCCACAAGCACCACGTCATAACCCAGTTGATGGGCCTGACGCACGGTGGCGTTGATGCAGTAATCGGTTTGCAGACCACAGATGACCAGTTTTTCGAAATCTTCGCTCGGCAGCAGTTTGCGCAAGTCTGTCTGGTAGAACGAATCCGGCGTGGTCTTGCGTACGCGCAAGTCCTCAGGCGATGTCTCAAGCCCTTCGGCCAGTTGCCAGCCTTCGGCGCCAAGGGCCAACGGGCTGTCCTTTTCTTCATGCTGGATCAGCACCACTGGCACACCTGACTTGCGCGCCCGGGTGCTGAGACCGTTGATGGTGTCGATCACCCGGTGAATGTCATGGCACTGATATTCGCCCGAGCAGAGGGCGCGCTGGACGTCGATGATCAGTAATGCGGTGGTCATGATGAGCCTTCCTTGATCAGTCCTTGAGACAGGGGCGGACGTGAGCCCGCCCCCTTTTTACGCCCCTCAGTAACCCAGTGACAAGCCGGTGTTGCGGCGTGGATCGTTGGCACCGTAGAAACGGTTTTTGCCAACAGGCTTACCACCCAGCGACGGTGCGCCGACCAGAATCGCGGCGATGTGGTTGGCGTCCTGCGGGCCGGCGAACTTGTGGCCCCAGCTCTCGAGAATCTTGCGCGTATCGGGGCTGGCGGCGAAGTCCTCGAGGTTGGTTTCCTCCGGCATCCACTGCTGATGGAAGCGTGGCGCATCGACCGCTTCCTGAAGGCCCATGCCGTAGTCGATGACGTTGAGCATGGTCAGCAAAGTCGCCGTGATAATGCGGCTGCCACCCGGTGTGCCGACCACCATCACCACTTTGCCATCCTTGGTGACAATGGTCGGGCTCATCGACGACAACGGTGCCTTGCCCGGCGCAATCGCATTGGCTTCGCCCTGCACCAGCCCGTACATGTTCGGCACGCCGACCTTGGAGGTGAAGTCATCCATTTCATCGTTGAGGATCACCCCGGTCTTGCTCGCCATCACGCCCGCGCCGAACCAGTCGTTGAGGGTGTAGGTGACCGACACCGCGTTGCCCCACTTGTCGACGATCGAATAGTGGGTGGTGTTGCTGCCTTCATGGGGCGCTACGCCAGGCTTGAGCTCAGCCGACACGCCGGCCTTTTGCGGCGGGATGGCATCACGCAATTTGGTCGCGTAGTTCTTGTCCAGCAGGTGCTCGATCGGGTTTTTGACGAAGTCCGGATCACCGAGATAGCTGTTGCGATCGACATACGCGTGGCGCATCGCTTCGATCTGATAGTGCATGCCCTGAGCCGAATGGAAGCCCAGATCCTTCATCG includes:
- a CDS encoding PLP-dependent aminotransferase family protein encodes the protein MPRSRYKTLVDAYATDIRSGLLPPGTRLPTHRQLAAQKGLALVTASRVYAELEAMGLVSGETGRGTFVRETSLAPGQGIDQKQVAVGMIDLNFNYPSLPGQADLLRTALRQLALSGDLEALLRYQPHAGRAHERASVARHLLTRGVTVDAEQVLIVNGAQQGLAVTLMALLKPGDVIAADALTYSGFKVLAEALHLEVVATPFSDQGPDLAALDKLCRSRSVRAVYSMPTLHNPLGWVMPFAQREQLVSIARRHDLTIIEDAAYAFLVENPPRALISLAPERTVYVSGLSKNIATGLRVGFIAAPPETVPALERIIRATTWNTPGIMTAIACGWLDDGTVTLLEEQKRNDAKARQALAAKVLKGLPSIGHPASYFLWLPLPEDVRADQIVVELMHEQISVTTAEPFTVSGHVPHAIRLALGSVDMEVLRQALIKVRRIIGAYL
- a CDS encoding DMT family transporter, whose protein sequence is MERTSNLTTPVLEKTSGWINGFIGVVIFSGSLPATRLAVLEFDPVFLTVVRAAIAGVLAVALLWLFRERRPAHDQWLSLLIVALGVVLGFPLLTALALQHVTSAHSIVFVGLLPLATAIFAVLRGGERPRPVFWIFSTLGSALVVGFALAQGLTASPTGDLLMLAAILACGLGYAEGAKLSRTLGGWQVICWALLLSLPVMTILSLWLAPASFSTISLSAWLGLGYVSLFSMLIGFVFWYRGLAQGGIAAVGQLQLLQPFFGLALAAMLLHEHVSLGMLAVTLGVILCVAGAKKFAK
- a CDS encoding AraC family transcriptional regulator; its protein translation is MDRLSTLLSHFGVNAGTFHSGTFCGVAVHEDEPVGHVHLLQGGELLLKPGSEREIRLSEPSLIFFPRPFVHRMFADEAMDTQVVCATLTFDGGSGNALAAALPDYLVLKLTQIPELASTVEWLFKEAFEGHCGRVAVMDRLFELLVILLLRHLISSREQQPGMIAGLADPRLSRALNLMHEQPQKPWSVADLAAVANLSRASFAEQFRRVVGQTPADYLLSWRVSLAQKRLREGKAIALIAEEVGYESPSALARAFRRKTGLSPREWKAGA
- a CDS encoding carboxymuconolactone decarboxylase family protein — encoded protein: MSRIHAISLENATDASRSVLEGVKKKIGFLPNVFTTLAKAPVALETYVQASAILGKTSLSAQEKEAVYLATSQVNGCDYCLAAHTLFAGKAGLSAQDIVAARQGELNAYAALARQLTESRGHLSDEQIAAARAAGIDDVKIIEVIALVAVQSLTNYLNNAALTDIDFPAI
- a CDS encoding SulP family inorganic anion transporter, translating into MKPIRLRADVLAGLTTSFALLPECIAFALVAHLNPLMGLYGAFIICTLTALFGGRPGMVSGAAGSMAVVIVALVVQHGVQYLLATVLLGGLIMMAFGLLRLGKLVRMVPHPVMLGFVNGLAIIIALAQLEHFKSGEDWLSGTPLYLMTGLVALTMAIVYILPRLTRAVPPALVAILGVGLLVYLFGLPTRTLGDMAHIAGGLPTFALPDIPWNLETLGIIAPYAILMALVGLLETLLTLNLTDEITETRGYPDRECVALGAANMVSGAFGGMGGCAMIGQTVINLSSGGRGRLSGVVAGVLILLFILFLSPLIERIPLAALVGVMFVVSQQTFAWASLRVVNKVPLNDVLVIIAVTTITVFTDLATAVLCGIIIAALNFAWQQARELYADEHLEADGSKLYRLHGTLFFASTTPFLNQFDPANDPARVTLDCRHLSFVDYSAIAALKTLRERYAKAGKHLQVFHLSERCKKLLKRAGEEHH
- a CDS encoding GNAT family N-acetyltransferase; this translates as MTLQALRADVRHLDAVAQLFDAYRGFYQQPSNLEQSRAFIAERMAGNESAIFLAQDESGAALGFVQLYPTFSSIDAHRTWLLSDLFTAPGARGRGVGRLLMNTARDFALATGAKGLVLETATDNVTAQGLYKSLGYVRDSGYYTYLLDLRQG
- a CDS encoding TetR/AcrR family transcriptional regulator; translated protein: MSAIRVRNEQLILAAASEEFAANGFDATQTRDIAARAGVPKANLYYYFQTKENLYSKVLLGFVEPLLEASAALRESDDPLTGLRAYVAARIRIAREHPAIAKVFSGELLLGGRQLPDECRDLLHAEARRNVECLRSWIERGLLAPVDPEHLMLFIWSATRTYTNIGWQMGRIMEREVPQDEDYQMAAQTITRMVLEGVVVTPRVGEIRGVLFAT
- a CDS encoding cysteine hydrolase family protein; this encodes MTTALLIIDVQRALCSGEYQCHDIHRVIDTINGLSTRARKSGVPVVLIQHEEKDSPLALGAEGWQLAEGLETSPEDLRVRKTTPDSFYQTDLRKLLPSEDFEKLVICGLQTDYCINATVRQAHQLGYDVVLVADAHSTVDNGNMSAEDIITEHNKDLAHLTGSVARIDVIPAADITF